The following coding sequences are from one Pyxidicoccus xibeiensis window:
- a CDS encoding serine/threonine protein kinase: protein MDSAPLNPARLPPGTQVGPWRVVSRMGMGTYGAVYLAVSSEPDAPSPVALKLALYPRDARFPREEELLSRVDHPAVPRLWDSGDWKDARGTRYPYLAMELVEGTSLYTWASANPPTSRQVLRLLALLARALEATHAAGGVHRDVKGDNVLVRHSDGRVFLTDFGSGHFLGASTLTPPPFPPGTPTYRSPEAWRHVLLRQGDMSVPYAPGPPDDVFALGMTAYRLVADDYPLSMDATDEASRRWYLEGVLPPTPRARNRRCSEELSELISRMLATTPEARGSARELAVALEGAARRAEPEADEPLFLREVPVTNDARPLPRVQHKRWRPRRVGASLGASLALGAVWLLSRPTSKDSAEVHASVHEESMDGGTAAVGDTALTAPVAPVRAPSAWSVIAVDVPPKPLPGQTRPDATGRCPHRTYTAINGGCWRKLAIEAKDCDASGDYVYRGACYTPVFPPQRPATSSPAARDGGL, encoded by the coding sequence ATGGACTCTGCCCCCCTGAATCCGGCGCGTCTTCCTCCGGGCACCCAGGTCGGTCCCTGGCGCGTCGTCAGCCGCATGGGCATGGGCACCTACGGGGCCGTCTACCTGGCCGTGAGCAGCGAGCCCGATGCCCCCAGCCCCGTCGCCCTCAAGCTGGCCCTCTACCCTCGCGATGCCCGCTTCCCGCGTGAGGAGGAGCTCCTGTCCCGTGTCGACCACCCGGCCGTCCCCCGCCTGTGGGACTCCGGGGACTGGAAGGATGCGAGGGGCACACGCTACCCCTACCTCGCCATGGAGCTGGTGGAGGGCACGTCGCTGTATACCTGGGCCAGTGCGAACCCGCCGACTTCACGTCAGGTCCTGAGGCTTCTCGCGCTCCTGGCGCGGGCGCTGGAGGCCACTCATGCGGCGGGAGGCGTCCACCGCGACGTCAAGGGCGACAACGTGCTGGTGCGCCACTCCGACGGCCGCGTCTTCCTCACCGACTTCGGCTCCGGCCACTTCCTCGGGGCCTCCACGCTGACCCCGCCGCCGTTTCCTCCCGGCACGCCGACCTACCGCTCACCAGAAGCCTGGAGGCACGTGCTTCTCCGCCAGGGAGACATGTCGGTACCCTATGCGCCAGGGCCCCCGGACGATGTCTTCGCACTGGGAATGACTGCATACCGGCTGGTAGCAGATGACTATCCCCTCTCGATGGACGCGACGGACGAGGCCTCACGCCGCTGGTACCTGGAGGGAGTTCTTCCTCCAACGCCGCGTGCGCGCAACAGACGCTGCAGCGAGGAGCTGAGTGAGCTCATCTCGCGAATGCTCGCCACCACGCCGGAAGCGCGTGGCTCTGCCCGTGAGCTCGCGGTGGCGCTGGAGGGTGCGGCGCGGCGCGCGGAGCCGGAGGCGGATGAGCCGCTCTTCCTCCGGGAGGTGCCTGTCACCAACGATGCGCGGCCCCTTCCTCGCGTCCAGCACAAGCGCTGGCGCCCCAGGCGCGTAGGGGCAAGCCTGGGAGCATCGCTCGCGCTCGGAGCCGTATGGCTGCTGAGCAGGCCCACCTCAAAGGATTCCGCGGAGGTCCACGCCTCGGTGCATGAGGAGTCAATGGACGGTGGCACCGCGGCCGTCGGAGACACCGCGCTGACGGCCCCGGTCGCCCCGGTACGTGCTCCGTCCGCCTGGTCGGTCATCGCCGTGGACGTTCCACCGAAGCCCCTGCCAGGGCAGACCCGGCCAGATGCCACGGGCCGCTGTCCCCATCGGACGTACACCGCCATCAATGGTGGATGCTGGAGGAAGCTCGCCATCGAGGCGAAGGACTGTGACGCGAGCGGTGACTACGTATACCGGGGAGCCTGCTACACCCCCGTCTTCCCACCCCAACGTCCGGCCACCTCGAGCCCCGCAGCTCGAGATGGCGGCCTCTGA